In Methylobacterium aquaticum, the following are encoded in one genomic region:
- a CDS encoding ABC transporter ATP-binding protein — MPDPAAETRDLAFSYRTHRVLDSVDLALARGETVALLGPNGAGKSSLMRLLAGRLLPSRGSVRVLGGDPGREAGVRRAIAWVPQEIALYPRLTVRENLEVFSRLMGLPRAARAPAVLRALARTGLEEVADRLVGVLSGGYQRRANIAAALLAEPTLVLLDEPTQGVDQAARAAIHAVLERLPRAGAAVLIATHDFAEAERLADRILVLQDGALRLDGRLADLLAGMRAGPPEHEVALSEAAAPEAAAALRQAGFHLASPLTWRAGSSVAGGYDGAALLAALRRQGVPVREIRVREPGLDGLYRAVTEAAPAEPVRARSGVPA, encoded by the coding sequence ATGCCCGATCCCGCGGCGGAGACCCGCGACCTCGCCTTCTCGTACCGGACCCACCGGGTCCTCGATTCCGTCGACCTCGCCCTGGCGCGGGGCGAGACCGTGGCTTTGCTCGGCCCCAACGGGGCGGGCAAGAGCTCGCTGATGCGGCTCCTCGCCGGCCGCCTCCTCCCGAGCCGCGGCAGCGTGCGGGTCCTGGGCGGCGATCCGGGGCGCGAGGCGGGAGTGCGGCGCGCCATCGCCTGGGTGCCGCAGGAGATCGCCCTCTACCCGCGCCTCACCGTGCGGGAGAACCTGGAGGTGTTTTCCCGCCTCATGGGCCTGCCCCGGGCGGCGCGGGCGCCGGCCGTGCTGCGGGCGCTGGCCCGCACGGGGCTCGAGGAGGTGGCGGACCGCCTGGTCGGCGTGCTCTCCGGCGGCTACCAGCGAAGGGCCAACATCGCGGCGGCCTTGCTCGCCGAGCCGACCCTCGTCCTCCTCGACGAGCCGACGCAGGGCGTCGACCAGGCGGCCCGGGCGGCGATCCACGCCGTGCTCGAGCGCCTGCCCCGGGCCGGGGCGGCGGTGCTGATCGCCACCCACGACTTCGCCGAGGCCGAGCGCCTGGCCGACCGGATCCTGGTGCTCCAGGACGGCGCGCTTCGCCTCGACGGGCGCCTCGCCGACCTGCTCGCCGGCATGCGGGCCGGCCCGCCCGAGCACGAGGTGGCCCTGTCGGAGGCCGCCGCTCCGGAGGCGGCCGCCGCCCTGCGCCAGGCCGGCTTCCATCTCGCGTCGCCCCTGACCTGGCGGGCGGGGAGCAGTGTCGCGGGCGGGTACGACGGCGCCGCGCTGCTGGCGGCCTTGCGCCGCCAGGGCGTGCCGGTGCGGGAGATCCGGGTGCGCGAGCCGGGCCTCGACGGGCTCTACCGCGCCGTGACGGAGGCGGCGCCGGCCGAGCCCGTCCGGGCCCGCTCGGGAGTACCGGCATGA
- a CDS encoding DUF2141 domain-containing protein: MAAAFVVLAAPAFVAAPAFAADLSVEVDGVEPGAGRVFVALCTGSLAEESCRIGQSGPAAAQSLRFGFTEVPPGTYAVAAFQDLDGDGRLGRTGLGLPTEPYGFSNGAGRRGRPDFAAAAFRLPEPGTALRVRLTRALPAR, encoded by the coding sequence CTGGCCGCCGCCTTCGTCGTGCTGGCCGCGCCGGCTTTCGTGGCCGCGCCGGCCTTTGCCGCGGACCTCTCAGTCGAGGTCGACGGGGTCGAGCCGGGGGCGGGCCGGGTCTTCGTCGCGCTCTGCACCGGGTCGCTCGCGGAGGAATCCTGCCGCATCGGCCAGAGCGGGCCGGCCGCGGCCCAAAGCCTGCGCTTCGGCTTTACCGAGGTGCCGCCCGGCACCTACGCGGTGGCGGCGTTCCAGGATCTCGACGGCGACGGGCGCCTCGGCCGCACGGGCCTGGGGCTGCCGACCGAGCCCTACGGCTTCTCGAACGGCGCCGGCCGCCGCGGCCGCCCGGATTTCGCCGCCGCCGCGTTCCGGCTGCCCGAGCCGGGCACCGCTTTGCGGGTGCGGCTCACCCGCGCCCTGCCGGCGCGGTGA